CAGACCGCATTCATGGCCGCAATGATATCAACGTCGTCAATCAGGCAGTTAGCGCCCATAAGAGCCAAGGTTTCGAACTCAAGACCTGAAACCACCACCTCTCCTTCGGCATCGGTATATATGTTTGAACAACTCATGACACATCCGGTCATGCATCGATGACTACAGTCACCGTTAGGCCGGGCATCGATCAGTTCCGCGATATACTCACCTGAAATTTTTTCAGCACCGTCAAATTTCCCCTGAGAATAGTTTTTGGTACTTATTGCTCCCATTTCATTAATCATACCGACAAGGAGCGGCGTGCCGAATCGCCTCAGCCCTGCAGCCAGGGGATGCGAGGTAATCCCTCTGGTAAAATCCTTGATCGAGGACTTGAGCAATGCGGTATTTTTGACTTCAGGCCCCTGGCAATCCAGATCATCTACAATGATCATCTTGACTTTCTTGGCACCCATTACAGCTCCAAGTCCTCCTCTAGCTGCCATGCGGGGAAAATGATCCGGAGAGGTTATCGCTATTCCCGCTGCCATCAGTTCCATTTCCCCGGCCTGGCCGATAGCAATGACACTGACCGCATCGCCGTGATCGTGGCGCACTGACTCGATACTCGCCTTAATTCCCTTCATTTTGAGATGATCGGCTGGAAAGAAGGTGAGTCCTTTTTTGTCTATCTTCAGGGCAGTCCACTGCTTGGCGAACCCTTCCAGAACAATTGCCTGAATACCCAGGCGAGCAAGCATATGCGCTGCCGCCCCTCCGGCATTGGCTTCCTTGATACCTTTGGTCAAAGGGCTTTTTGCACCGACGGAGATCCTGCCGCTATTGGGCACATTTGAACCGGCTAAGACTCCCGGGGCAAAAATCAGTTTGTTGTATTCCCCCAGAGGATCACAATCTGGTGGAACCTCCTGAGATATAATTCTTGATGTCAATCCTCGACCACCGAGATTACGATATGTATCAGGTGTTGGAATCGATTCATATGTTGCGGTATTGAGATTTATTCTTAGGATATTGGCCATTTCCTCCCTCCTGGAGAAGTTTAAAATAGTTCATATTCGAGCCGGATGAGTGGGCCGCTTACGGAGGGATTGCAACATCGGTGCCGATAACAACAGAGGGTGAGTCTTTACTCATCCCTCACCGTTAAACAGGCCATATCGGCGGCTGTCGGGCGCTATCAAATAAAACGGAAATGATCAAATATGTAGTGAAATTGGGAGTTAACAACCTGAGGGTAGTTCTCGGAAAAACTATGTTGGCAGGAAAGCACCAGAAAGAGACAGCTGCATGGAACGGCAATGAGGTGCAAGAAGTGTGTCAAATATGCACATTTGACAGCTCCATCCAATACAACTCATTGAATTTTAAAAAAATAAGCATTAATGAGTCATCTCTGACCCAAAACGCCTCTACTTCAACCCGCACACTTTCATTTTTCGGAATAAGGTCTTTCGCGACACCCCCAACTCCTTGGCCGCCTTGGATTTATTCCATCTGGTCTGCTCGAGTGCTTCCATAATCACCTTCTTTTCCACTTCTATCAGGGTATCTTTTAGGTTTTGACCGTTTCTGGGAACAGGAGAATCCACATATCCTGTTTCTTTTTGCCTCTGCATTCCTGGTACCTGCATGAAATCCAGGTTTTTCATAGTAATAAAGCGACGAAGGGCATTCTGAAGCTCCCTGATATTGCCGGGCCAGGGATAGTTTTTCAGGGTCTCCAGTTCTTCACTGGAGAGCGAGGCTATACTGTGAGAAGATCCATATTCCTTTAAAAAATGATTAATTAAGATAAAAATATCATCTCCCCTTTCCCGCAAAGGCGGCAGGTGAATGGGAATTACATGTATCCTGAAAAAGAAATCCTGTCGTATATTGTCGGTCCCCACCAGAAGTTGCAGATCCTTGTTCGATGCCGCGATGATACGCAGGTCTGGCCGGATAAGACGCCTGCTTCCCACAGGTGAAAATCCGCCACCGTCGATTGCCCTCAACAGCTTAACCTGAAGATTAGGACTGATATCACCTATTTCATCGAGAAACAGCGTGCCTCCACCTGCCGCCTCAAGATAGCCCTTTTTGTCCGCA
This Desulfopila inferna DNA region includes the following protein-coding sequences:
- a CDS encoding aldehyde ferredoxin oxidoreductase C-terminal domain-containing protein, whose translation is MANILRINLNTATYESIPTPDTYRNLGGRGLTSRIISQEVPPDCDPLGEYNKLIFAPGVLAGSNVPNSGRISVGAKSPLTKGIKEANAGGAAAHMLARLGIQAIVLEGFAKQWTALKIDKKGLTFFPADHLKMKGIKASIESVRHDHGDAVSVIAIGQAGEMELMAAGIAITSPDHFPRMAARGGLGAVMGAKKVKMIIVDDLDCQGPEVKNTALLKSSIKDFTRGITSHPLAAGLRRFGTPLLVGMINEMGAISTKNYSQGKFDGAEKISGEYIAELIDARPNGDCSHRCMTGCVMSCSNIYTDAEGEVVVSGLEFETLALMGANCLIDDVDIIAAMNAVCNDFGLDTMDVGGAIAVAMDAGILPWGDGPGALRLVFEIAEGTKMGRMIGNGCKYTGEQLGVARIPQVKGQCLSGYDPRVLKGTGVTYATSPMGADHTCGNALPSPANPDYDPSASTGQAPVSQFLQRYFAAIDTLGICLFAALPPLDMPELQKYLIDCVSAVLDESLEEQYLMRLGSMVNEEERKFNKAAGLGRLDDRLPKFFLSEDLEPGGNRFDVSDDELDNVHQ